Below is a genomic region from Deinococcus arcticus.
CGGGTGAGGTCTGCTGCGGCCTGTGCCCTCAGAGGCCTGGGCGAATGGACCACCCTGACAAGACCTTAGGCGCCGCAGGTGGGGGCCGGTCTGCCCTAGCCCACTCCAGGACGGGCACCTGAAGCGGGTCGGCTCTGGCGTGGGGCTTCGGCGCCGCTGGACTGGATTGGCGTAAACGGGCCGGGCAGTCACCGTCCCTGCCAGCGCTTCCTTCGCACCCAGGGACACCCTCGGACTTGCCGGCAGGTCATGAATCTGCCATGTTTTGTGGTTCCTACGTCCCCTGCTTGCCCAGCAGGACCTGCGCCCCCTCCATTCCTCAGGGGGCATAACTGCCGGGAAGAAACGCCTCGCGGGGTATGCCGGCCCGGCCTGGGCTCAGAAGGTGGTCGAGGCAGTCGCCGCCCGCCGGCTGTCCGTTACACTACCCCGGTTCTCTGCGTATGACGACCCCTTCCTCGCCTCCAGATGCCTTCGCTGCCCTGCGATTCCCGGATTTCCGGCGCTTGCTGGTGGCCTCCGCCAGCGCCTCGTTTGCCGGCACGGCCTTTGCCGTGGTCATCGGTTATCAGGTGTATGCCCTGACCAGAAGCCCACTGATGCTGGGCCTGCTGGGGGTTGCCACGGCCCTGCCCACCCTGAGCCTCGCGCTACTGGGCGGCCACTATGCCGACCGCCTGGACCGCCGCCGCATTCTGCTGGTGACGCGCGCCCTGCTGGTGCTGGGCGGCCTGGCGTTCGCCGCGCTCTCCCAGGCCGGTCCGGCCACCAGTGTGGCGGGACTGTTTCTGCTGGTGGTGATGCTGGGCTTCGCGCGGGGCTTCGGTGACCCGGCCGCCAGCGCCTTTGAAACGCGCATTGTGCCGCCCAGCGTCTACGTCAATGCCTCCGCGTGGCTGGGCAGCGTGGGGCAGGTGGCAGGCATTCTGGGCCCCACACTGGCGGGCCTGTTCCTGGCGCGGTTTGAGGCGAGCGGCACCTACCTGCTGATGGCCGCCCTGTATGCCGCGTCCTGGCTGGCCCTGAGGCAGATGCCGCGCCTGCCGCCCACGGTGTCCAGTCGGGAAGAGGGGGTCCGGGCCAGCATTCAGGCGGGGCTGCGCTTCGTGCGGCGGGATCAGGTGCTGTTTGGATCCATGGCCCTGGACCTCCTGGCGGTGCTGTTTGGCGGCGCTCTTGCTCTGCTGCCGGTCTTTGCGACCGACATTCTGAACGTCGGTCCAGGGGGCCTGGGTGTCCTGATGGCCGCGCCGTCTGTGGGCGCCCTGCTGGTCA
It encodes:
- a CDS encoding MFS transporter yields the protein MTTPSSPPDAFAALRFPDFRRLLVASASASFAGTAFAVVIGYQVYALTRSPLMLGLLGVATALPTLSLALLGGHYADRLDRRRILLVTRALLVLGGLAFAALSQAGPATSVAGLFLLVVMLGFARGFGDPAASAFETRIVPPSVYVNASAWLGSVGQVAGILGPTLAGLFLARFEASGTYLLMAALYAASWLALRQMPRLPPTVSSREEGVRASIQAGLRFVRRDQVLFGSMALDLLAVLFGGALALLPVFATDILNVGPGGLGVLMAAPSVGALLVMLWMTRQPPLNRTGVWLVLSIAGFGLSMLLFGVSRVFWLSWLALALSGVFDGVNMLIRRAIVRTRTPDHMRGRVGAVSLVFIGTSNEIGALESGVASHYLGVVRATVLGGLLTVALAGGAAWRWRALMTWELRHEQGQQDPPPAA